The Arvicanthis niloticus isolate mArvNil1 chromosome 8, mArvNil1.pat.X, whole genome shotgun sequence genome segment GCCTAAATTAACTATTTTGAATTAAGTATCTCTAGATTCATTTCTCATTACAACAAAATACCTCTTTCGTgtaaaaggaagggaagaaatttAGAAGAAACACTCACCCTGACAAGGATTGCCTTGAGTTCTtctagaatatcttggtttttttcaTCCACTTCTTTGACTTTCAACAGCAAGGTTTCACAGGCTCCTTCAAGAGTAGCCATTGTATGCACAAGTTGTTTCAGAGGGTGGTACCAGGCTCGTGAAGTGCTGATCATCATCTTCAGAAGGACATCTGACTAATCAATGATCACCGAACATCAAgttaaaaaattgaaatacacCAAAGTACACACATGTGATATTTGTATGATCATGGGTTACTACAATATCTAGTTGTTTGAATGAGtgtatagaaaatattttggtacataaagcattataaaaatggaaaatttaatCCACAGACCTACAGTTtgctaaaatagaaaaattacatcATATTTTTTCTGAGACCAAATtgatcatattttgtttttcatctacATTCTACCATGCTGAACTCATGtgatcttttctattttgttatttcttttgttcatgAGAAATCAAAGCTTTCCTGATACTTGGTAGGTATCCACAGGACCTGATTTATATAAAAAAGACATTAGTATTACTAGTGTCAAATGTCACAAATCATTTTCATATCAAAACAATGAAATTAGTCACTCATATTCacatatcattttatattattctatgatattaaaaatacaataaagcaACACATCCTTAGAATTTTAATGGTTGACATTCGTTTCTTTCCCTGACCTCTGGTAAAGAAGCACATTTATGAGCATCTCCACTAAAAGAAATGTGGTACAGCATTCCCTTTAACAACACTGATGTAAAACTCATTGGAATCTAGAAACACAAATATCTTCCCTCACAGAGACTATATGCACAGTACCAAGATAACATGTAATATGTCCTCCAATTTAATCTACTTACTATGTTGTCTCTTAGCAACTCTAGTGGTAATTAAATTGGACCTTAGAGAGGAATCCAAATAAACATTCTACTATATATGTGTAAAGAACATCAAAGTATGAAGCAGGCCAAATTGTGATGGCAGAACAAGTTGCTGGGATTACTGTGGCATGATGATTAAGAATGATATCCTAAGGTGAATGAAGAACAGATTCACATCATTGCCTGCCATGCAAGTGGTGTAATAAGGGCTGTGTAATCCTTTGACAGTTTTCTTCATAATTGTCCTAATGATACATTTGTTAGAGGACTTTTATGAGGATTAAATGCATCAATGCAAATTTGAAGTGTCTaactttaagaaaatgtttcctctttcatccttctcttcttccttcattaTAATCCCATTTTTATTAATGGATATGGTTTCTGCCTAGGTGGTAGATGCTactaattaaacaataaaaaacaaattatatatttgatatatgtacacatattaaGCTTAGTTTGAATTATACTGAGATTTCTTCTGGCAGCAAGTCACTGTAGATAGATAACAATTACACATTAGAGCTGCCAGGATGTGTAGCCCCATCAACACAAAGGCACATGATAGTTGATGAGCACAGCCTCTTGTTTAACTCATTTCCAATTGTAGTAGAAATGGAGGTAGACCAGTCAGGGAGTAATGCACATGTAATGAAAAGTAAACAGAAATAGGATAGTactgtatctcaaaaaaaaaaaaaaaaaaaaaaaaaaaaaaaaaaaaaaaaaagacatactggTCTGTTAAGAAACACACTGTGAGTGGAGGAGCCTTTTTTGTTATAAGGAATGCAACTGTATTTGCATGTCTTCTATATGTGTGAATGAATGCATATTCATCCCTAAATGGTCAATTTAAGAGTAGAGTAAGTACAATCCTACAAGCACAGCACTggttaaaaccaaaccaaaccaaaccaatccaaccaaccaatcaaccaaacaaaaactatcCTGGTTGTGGATCACTTATTAGTTTACTACAGTCTGAGCTAGCATAAATTTAACATAATTAATAtcatgttattgtttttaactgTTCATTCTTCTGCATATTATTGTTGGATATGTAAAGACCACTCCTATAATGCAGCTGTAATAACCTACAGCACAGTGAACCTTGTTTGTTGCTTCAGTTGTTTTAAGAACAACCAGGaattgtggggtggtgggctatgagaagcagctgggtgcttggttgagcataagcctggaacctcAGATCCTCATTGGAGTGCaagagttcagctctgctcctgggccctggttcttttcatttagcttcagcccacaaccacagcccccacccccaccccacgccccgcccccaaccccctTCCAGCCCCCCCAGAGGTCTATGGCCAttagtcaggaggaacaggcctcaggccctagagagatttacatactaatgagatgcctgaggccagagggtggaaccaattaagcattcatccccagcccctcccccatctctccctccctttttaactcagttatgccctgagtttcatggggggtGGTGCATATCCAAATTCaatcatcatccatcatgccaataaagctgttttggaaatCCTGAACTTTTCGTGTTTATTGATGCCTGGAGAGCAACCATCATGGAGGTTGTCCCTGCATCCAGCCTGCCAGGTCCCGCAGCCAACACTACCACCTAGGAATGAAGAGTTACTTGTGTCTGTTGGATTTTCTCAATGCTTGCAGGAGTAGCAAGTGAAGTAGTGTGACAGGTGCTGGAGTTCTTCGCTTTGTAAATAAGGCTATGAGCAAATTTTGTGtcctagaaataataaaacatttcaaattattgacgtttcaaaaataaataagtacagtTATGATAATTACATAAATGTATTATATGGATGTacatcttataaaaataaataagcattacATAAAAGTTGAATAACTAAGCAAGGAAAACCTACTTACAGTTTTTCCCCTTAGATATGCAGTTTCATTTACAAAACTATCAGTCCAAATCACCAAATGTTTGAAATGTTGGAAGTATCTTACATATAACTTGAGCTAAATGATATAGAATAATGTAtccatatttatgtatatatgttttcactGTTGATCTAagttaatatatttgttttaaatatgtatttgaaaTCATAACTCTCAATTACCAGTGAGTTTTTAATACCATCATATCAAATTCATAATAAACTTAGAAGGCAATTGTGATAGTGTGGTCAAAATTAATTATAGAACTCAAAGAACAACACAAAGAGGATACAGACAGATTGTATAGGCAGAGTAATTGGAAGTAGGCAGTGAGATTGTATCTCCCAGAAATGACAGGGTTACACACATGATACCACAACAAAATGTCTGCCTTGTTTATACTTGTTACAATAATAACATCAACAGACATGCTAAAAACTAAAGTGTTGGAATGTCAGTGGCCTAATAAACGAAGTAGATTTCCCTAGAGATGAAAACCTGTACTTAATTGTAGGACAGCAAAGCAAGATTAAATGTACTCACacaaacaatgtgtgtgtgtctgtattatctattaatgtatttatatattcatatatacttgttttatttttatttatttaaatttatatattcatatatatttaaatatatacaatataaaatatcttgtgagatatatatatatatatatatatatatatatatatgcacagcataaaatgtcttatattttctattttatatatcattCTATATCATTTAGCTCAAGTTATAAGTAAGACACTTCAAAATTTCAAACATTTAGTGATTTGGActaatagtttatatatatatatatatgtatatacatatattatacacatatgtatatatatacatatatatatacttatatatgttcatatgtatatatgtacatatataagtatatacatgtatatatatcacTTAGGTTTAACACTTGTGACCTCATTTGAAGGAATCACTTATGTGATTCACTCTTTATAACAGGGATATCTGAAGCTGAAAGCTTTTGAATGAATATAGGCTGAGAAAAACACTAATGAGTTTAAAGGACAATGGGGATGAATATTCCTCACAAATCTCTAGGTATAGTCTCATGACTCCCAATTCTGTGTTGAAGTCATCTCTGTTTTTCTACAGTGAGTGACTCTTATCAGACCCTGGGTCTCCACTAGGAAGACAACATATATTGATTCTAAACCATCTTTCCCTATGTCATTAGAAAATTGTCAGTGAAAATCTATAGATAATTGAGGTTAACTAAacagctttttgttgtttgttctatACTCAGTGTCAGATTAGTTCATTTGTAATTTCCCCATACACTGCAATGCATATATCTTATACTCAATTTCTGTTAAGTTCAGGATAATCATGAAAACTAGACCCTCCACACAAGACCAGGAAATCAGAGTTCTTTTCTAGCCTTACTTTTAAGACTTAATGTCTAAATTCAAGTTGAAAGATActcatattttacaaaaatatagcaaatattaaaataacatttatttataaaattacttaatgccattttaaattttacaaatctTTGAGATTTCATCAATTTCTCCACTCTCTATATACCATTCCTTAATATGTGTTAGCTTttagaaaccctatgaatgtataTTATCTGAAAATTTTCTATGATATGTTTTGGTATAATTTGTCGAATTTTTGAATAGGTCATTATAGAAGAAACTAGATTAAAATGAAGTACTTACAAACTCCTCAGACAGTTGTGTTGCGAGGTTCGAGATGTATTGAGCAGTGAAAATAGCACTATCAAAGAGTTCTTCAATGGGTATCTCATTGTATTCTTCCATGTCAAAGCACACTGACATAGAGTACACATTCTCCCAAAGGAGAAGGTTTGACACTAGCAGCATCTGAAGCATCCCTGTGATAAAGAGAGAAATTGTGCAgcaccaaccctgaccagcaggaattaagacagggaacaactggttccttctcacagcagtttactcaggatgcttagcagtttgTAGTCAAGATGGCAAGCCTGCAATCCCTTCCCGggtgcagcttataaaccctgccaggagcccatgaattCACGCcatgtatcatctctccataggctcatgatgcttgcataagatcaggccatcttgaagcacagccttcacacctaataaggacttgtttatcactcggccctctgGTGGCCATCACCATCTTGGGGCAAGGTTCTTATGGCACCTAACAAGAAATCACACCCAGATGATTCATGCAAACGAAGTTGCCAGGTTTAGCCTGCCTAGCAAGCTCTGTTCTGGAGGTCCTGTGCTGCATAATGTACTTCTGTATATCTGAAGTGGGGAATAATCTTTGTCCACTATAAAAATGGAGGTGGTATTTAAATTTCCCACACATATAGTTTGAAAGTTGGTTGATTTTCTCAATCTTTACTTGTTCTTGAAGtactttctcattttataaacaaTTGGAACTTACATTAATTCTGATCCACAATATTTAGTCCTTCACATATTATAATAATTTGTTACTTGATGATCATTTTAATTTAGTCTCTAAAAATTTAtagtattttaaagtaaatatccAATGTCAGATTTTAATAAATGATGTCAAAAGGAGCATAGATATATTTCCATCATCTTCATTTCTGATGAGAATAAACACATTATTGCTGGGTTACTGGCAATGAAGATGAAGAGAATCTGGTCATAAATATGATTTCACAGCCTCGAGTTGCCAGGTCACAATGATTATCATATGCTCTGACAATTTTACCAAACCACTTGATGTTTTTACTCTAAACTttatttgtgagtacactgtattGTTTAAATGTTATCAAACTGTATTGACTGTATAAGGTTGAAACATGGAAATGATATCCCTATAGTCCTATTATGAGTACTGTGAGAGTCAATATATCAACACCACAGAGTCATCACTTCATCTTATCACATAGTGGACACCTGTGCATCTTTGTGGCATAGAATTCCACAGGCCCAAATTTTGCCATCcaagatcattttttttaattacaaggAATAACACTCCCTTGATTATCCTTTATCACATCACTACAGAAACCCTGGGAGACTTCATGTTATCTGAATATCTTCCTCTAAAAcacttacatttaaatatttaaaattgatcAGTCATGATTTCATTGATTTGTAGGTTTAGGAATAGTCATAGTATTTCAGCTTTTCAATATGTACAGTCTCAAAAAGATTGAAACATGTAAATGGCATGCTAatatctctcttttaaaaactatgcattatatgttataattataatcattcaaatgtttattaaatcaaaagaattaaaattgttCTAATGCAGTTCATGTTAAACTATGCACTTCTTTAACATAGTAAGTAATGTTTAGACAGTTAACCCATGGTGTTGgtaaaaattcaaaaacatttttgttCATGTGATCATTAATACATGAAAGAACTAAGGATGAATGTCTATATTGGGGTTTACTTAACTATTACTGCAAAAAATAATGGTCACAATaagcaaccaaacaaccaaacaacaacaacaaatcataCATACTTCCTTCATCAAGAATTATTTATTAAGGaaaaaacttgtattttttttggATTATGATGTAATTATCttaattttcctttcctcttaACCTTTGAGACCCAATAtactccttctttcttttttaaattcatagCCTATTTTTGATTAATTGTAATTATATGCATAGTGGCATAATGTGAATATACATTCATCTATAGAATCAGGTAAGTCTGAATGCATGTTTTCATGGCTGATAATTTGGTAGGGCAAAACAATTATTGTGATCTTATTTCTCCTATTCTTTTGAACATGTGAGACAGtcctaaaatatttctaaaacacaaattatattttataagaacTTAATTTTTATACAAACTTTCACAAATGCAAATAACATATATCTAACATATATCTAGGTAAATGCTAGTATTAATGCCTAAAAATATATCTATCAATATTCTAAACCTTGAAATAgtccaaaaatatatataatatccaatttgAACAAACAATATTTTAGCtacagaataaaaagaagagatcATTCAATTATACTAATTAGTTTTCCTAAATCATGGTACAAATAAGAATTTAAATCATCTCTATACAAACAACCACAGAAAATTCAGGAATCTAAGAGCAAGAGAAATAATCTTCCCCAAGGAAGCTCACCACATTGATCAGTAACCAAAAGCCAAATTACCAGCCCTCAAAACTTAAATGCAAGTAACAATATGTAAACTGAGCAGGTTATTTTTAgtaatatgtatgtattcacatataaatatatgcatcaaAAAAGCTACATATTTTAAGAAGAGCAATGAGAGTTTATGAAAGGAATTGAAGAGaataacaggaagaaaggaatatTCTAAGtataatctcaaaagtaaaaagtaaatttgATATCAATAAAATTGATCATTGATCAATGTCAATTTGATATTTTTCAGAGGTTGATACAGTGTAAGATAAAGTAAAACAGCAGAGAACTTCATCtccatttcataaaataaatttctggCTGCCATCAAATTAGTTCTCATGAATTATATGATCCATACAAAGACAAGGTGTTTGTTAATACAAGCCTGCTTTTCTTATTGATATGACACTTGCCTTCAGTTGAAATGGTTAAAGAAACAAATCTATTATTACCTACATTAGTCTTTATAACTGAACATTTTTTCCAGGTTCATGGAAGTGACAGTGTACATATACAAGAAACCCAAAACCGAAAGTTCTTAGCTTCTACATTATAAAGTATAGACAATTGAATCAACAAATCTTGTGTTCTAAATAGCATATGATTTCTAAATTTAGCAAGCTAGCCATTTGATTTGGATAATGTCTTGTTTAAAAAGTGTTCTACAGCATTTTTCCATTAGATATCTGTAAAATTACTCCTTCTACCCTCATGTAAGTTAAGACCATATAAAATGGCTCTGGATGTATTCATGTTTCTCTCTCAGAGGGAGAATTCTCAATGAAAGTCATTTTCCTCAAAGATTTTGGTGCAATTACATTCTAAAaagttctctgttctctcatgcTTGGTATCTGTGTGTGAGGCATAAAAAAATGTCAATTCACCACAGACATAGCACCAGTGACAGAAGTCAACTTGTGTACTACCCAAACCCATCTTGGTAAGATAATGCCTTGATAAATCTTAGAGAAACGTGAATGAAAGTATACTCACATGAACATGGCTGACTCAAAACTGGCTGCATCTCTGAGAAGTTGTTTGCCAGTGTCCTTAGCAGCTATGGAATGCTGCTTCACCTAAGTTCTGCCTTAAGTAAACTTTTGTATCCTGTGTATACAGAGAGACCCCAAGGGTAAGGAGAGCTGAAAGGCACAGGGAAGGAATCAATGTCAAGGTAAGATTGTCATTCTCTATTTGTCAAAGAGTATTTATACCCTCTATAGTGTTTCCACGCCCTATGTCTCCAAGTACTGTTTTGCTTCTGGCCATAATATTTCTATCATTCAAATTATTTTGTAAATCATCTGTCCTGAGATGACTCATAGTCTCGTCTAGCAGGAGACACATACTTATTACTTAATACTTTTTCCTTAGTTCATGGTCTTATGGTCTTTCTGTCACGTCATTTGTAATGTTCCCTAAGTTTTCAGATATCATAAATACATATGATTGTTTTCCAAAATTGGACCACCACATTGCAGTCCTAGTCAATTATTCTTGGCATTTtaacagttaatttttttttctaaccatcAACATTATAAGCTGTTGCCTCAAAGTCTATGACAGTTTAAGTAATCTAtagaatgaaaattaaatgtttacaAGGCAGATTGATAAGCATGCCATGTCTGTTTACCAAAACTCTGAATCTAGTACTATTGTTTGAGTCTATGTAGTCCTTAGACcaatagattttattttcctggaaTATAAATAACAAGTTTTCTCTTGACTGGTTCACCTTGAATCATATCACAGAGATGTTTCATTCTGAGTATAACTGTTATTCTACTGTTAACAACTTCACAACTTTTCAGTCTTGCTGATAacttttgtaattatttatttattcttgttttttactAAGAGTTTTAGTCTttactttttagaattttttattagatattttctttatttacgtttcaaatgttataccccttccttgtttcctctctgaaaaccctctatcccatctatTCTCCCTCTACTTCTATGAAGGTTTTACCTCCACCTGTCCACCCACACTTGCTTCCTTGTCTCCTACCCTGGGGTATTgagcattcacaggaccaagggactctcctcccattgatgtaccacaaggatatcctgtGCTACAtttgtggctggagccatgggtggcTCCTTGTATaatctttggtttgtggtttggtCCCTGGGGGCTATGAAGGGGTCTGGTTAGTTCCTATTGTTGTTCTCCTATAAGACTGAAAACCACTTCAGCTCTTTCAGGCctatctctgactcctccattgtggaccccatgctcagtctgatggttggctgcaagcttccttctctgtatttgtcaggctctagcagagcctctcaggataaagctatatcaggctcctgataGTAAGCACTTCTTTgcatccacagtagtgtctgggtttgatgactgtatatgggatggatctccaggtggggcagtctctggagggtctttcctccagtctctgctccacaatttgtCTCTGTAGCTCTTCCCATGGCTCTTTTGTTCTGCTTTCTAAAAAAGAACAAAGTATCCACACCTTAgtcttcttccttcttgagcttcaagaatgtatcttgggtattctgagcttttgggctagtatttacttattagtgagtgcataccatgtgtgttcttttgtgattgggttaccttactcaggttgatattttctagtttcatccatttgtctaagaagtTCATGaactcactgtttttaatagctgaatagtactccattatgtaaatgtaagaCCCTTTCTGTATCTTTTCCTCCGTTGAagcacatctgggttctttccagcttctggctattataaataaggctgctatgaacatagtggagcatgtgtccttcttaTATCTTGGAGAAACTTTTGAGTATATGTTCAGGACTGTTATAACAGGGTCCTTAGGTAGTACtatgtgcaattttctgaggaactgccagacttatTTCTAGAGTGGCATATAGATCACTAGTTGCTATGGTAACAGTTTTCCCAGAATGGCCTTTATGGTGCCTATTGACAGCATGGATGTAGTTCAACATAGTATGGATTCTAGATCCCTCTAAGACTACATATTTTTTTATGTCATAAAACCAGGCCACAGAGTTTCTTAAGTATTCGGCATTAAGTTATGGTATGCAATCAACAAGAGTACTAATACCATGCATAGATTGTGGACTTTATGTGCCCTGCCCCCTTAGAGCTAATCATAAGGGGAAACTGATACCAGACACAGTAAGTTTGCACAGTAATCTTCTGTCTTCACACATAGTAAGTGTCTCTTTTAGGAGAATTGTAGCATATgcaatgataatttaaaaattatattaactgTTCTAAAAACAGCAATGTTCATAGTTCATTTGGTATTTGCTCAAGAGCTGAAGAAAGCATGCATGTGTTATTGTATTTTTGTGAAATAAATTTGTAGATGGCACATGTCATCTACATGTTAGAAATGAATGTAGGTCAAGGATGGTCTTGAAAGTCTTCAGATACTTTGATGATCAGTAATATGCAAAACTGCACACACAGGAGCCTTTCATAATGTATAATAAATGAAACTGTGTTTCCATTTCCTCTTTATATACATGAATTTAAGTATGCTTGCAATTGAGTTCAAAGTGTACTTCATAATAGTAAGCACAACCCCGTTTGTGTTCATTGAGAAAACAGTTTCTCTGGATAAACAATTTATAGTTCTGTTAATATTACTTAGATTATAATTTTACTTAGTTGATCAAGTATAAAATGCAGATTATTTTTTGATTACTCTTCCATCCTtcactattctgcatgtgtgatTACACCCACAAGGCATAGCTTCAAAACCTAGCTAGTGAACTGCTTAATTCTTTAAGTTAACCTAGAAACTGAAGACTCACTTGGATCTGTTCAGTTTCCTCTTTGGTTAGCAGAATAGCAAGGGTGGATGTGTGGCAGCTGCTTCAGGCCATATCAAGGTACCATCTGCCTGGCTTGTACTGTACATCCTACAACTGATGAGAATGAGTCAGTTATCTTAAATTTGGAAATTAATACATGTATTAcatgaataaattattaatacaattcatgtgtaatttttaaatttttgtgtatatgtctgatttaaatgatttatttgtgtttgtgaatATGTGGATAGTCATGTGTGTAGCTGAGTTTCTGTGTGAATCAAGATAGAAGTGTAAGAATCAGCAGAAAACTTCATTTGTTTTGGCTTATTTTCCAGCTTTTCTGAGACAATCCaaatgtcccacaatggaagaatggataaaggaaatatgGTTTAttaacacaatggaatactattcagctattaacaatgaggacatcatgagttcttcaggcaaatggatggaactagaaattatcctagtgagtgaggtatctcagacccaaaaggacatccatggtctgtactcactaataagtggatattatcccaaataTATGGAATACCCAGAACTCAAgaacagtccacagaactcaagaaggttaacaagccaaaagACCCAAGTGAGAATTCTTCGatcccacttgggaaggagaagaaatcagagagcagagatggagggcaCTGGATGGGAGAGTGGAGAGGGTAGTGTAGGAAAAATAGGAACATGATGAAGTATTGGGGGCAGAACCATGAGTgaagccccaaagctcagaagaATCCATGATAGTATAAAACCTAGCGAGGAAGACGcattaatatatagaatatacaaaACTCAAAGATCTAAAATCAAGAAGAAATTCAATTTACAATGAGGTGTAGAATGAAATAGAGCTTTTTAATGATGAAAAAAAGTacctgaaaaatgttttaaagtgtttACCCTGTTTAGGCATCAGAGAAATCCATACTATAATAATTAATGCTTTTGTCTTTCCTATATCAAAAGggctaatattttttaaagattacaaGTGTTGAAATTCATattaagaaagaacaaaagttaCTGACTGCTGGTAGGTGTAAATAATAAAGAAGTCATTGTGGTAATCAGTATCAACGTTCCCCAATAAGTGAGTAATTGATTTATCACTTCATTAAGCTATTCCACTGTAgtacatatacccaaaggattccATATCCTACTCTAGAGATACCTGCTTGCTGGTATGTAGCCAGGAAATGAACAATATCTATCAACTGATGAGaagatattgaaaataatttgaatttaccCAATGGAATATTGTTCaggtattaagaaaaataaaatctaaaattcacagaaaatgtATAGAACTACATCATTGTATAGGAATAATCAAAAATTTTCCTATACAAAAATGTATAGGAAACaatcattttgagtgaggtacCCAAGACTCACAAACACAATGCTATATGCTTTTTCTTATCTGTCTGTGCTAGCTTTTAATCTTCAGGtatctatgttttatttaaaatagccagatgACATTAACATAACTAGGGATGCATGTGGAGAAATTTTCAAATGAGGGGAAAGAGAACTCCTCAGTATAAATGGTTAAAAGCAAAGAGTGAAACAGTAAGAGTAGGGGAGTGGGCTATAGGGTCACAGAAGGATTATGgagagaaataaataacactgaagaccttttaaaaatcattggaagccaggcagtagtggggcacgcccttaatcccagcacttgggaggcagaggcagaggcaggtggatttctgaggttgaGTCCAGCGTAGTCTacgaagtgagttccaggacagccagggctatacagagaaaccctgtctctaaatatcaaaaaaaaaaaaaaaaaaaaaaaaaaaaaaaaaaaaaaaaaaaaaaaaaaaaaaaaaatctgttggtTTTTCTGAAATGCATCTAACAAAAGAATCaggctgggaaaaaaaatcactgtggaATCTACTACTTTAGTGGGAGA includes the following:
- the LOC117713342 gene encoding prolactin-like, giving the protein MLQMLLVSNLLLWENVYSMSVCFDMEEYNEIPIEELFDSAIFTAQYISNLATQLSEEFDTKFAHSLIYKAKNSSTCHTTSLATPASIEKIQQTQSDVLLKMMISTSRAWYHPLKQLVHTMATLEGACETLLLKVKEVDEKNQDILEELKAILVRVHPGAEENFYPAWMGLADVRSTDEDTRRFAISNLLQCLASDTDKIANYLEVLKCRIIQNNDC